One window of Eubacterium sp. 1001713B170207_170306_E7 genomic DNA carries:
- a CDS encoding sigma 54-interacting transcriptional regulator, producing the protein MDNTQKKHSEKYQQYLESLPKETYIKILENIFTGIYVNDKDGNTVYANPAVTRHYGKTPEELINLPNWGIWQGIVSPPVYKEMLEKKRTLFYRQMHFNSQEVLTTIATPIMNEDNELELIVGVLQENVTDFDKTYEENAMKLDRDENSASPFKNVVSESQNYLKELVLLRRAARSKTPILLLGESGVGKSLIAKYIHDSSERKDRPFVDINCAAIPENLLESELFGYVPHAFTGASNKGKKGLIQMADSGTLFLDEIGDLPQSLQAKLLYVIETGKFLPIGSENYIEADVRIITATNQNLKKRIAKKKFREDLYWRINAISSTIPPLRKRKADIVPLAFHFLKLNNKTHTMQKFFAPEFLPLLLQYDWPGNVRELKNVIDRCYILSPGYTIYPDKLPGHISKVADSYYESAASDYDSVMNAFERQLIRETFQKKKTIASVQRALGLSQNKAYRLVKKHCEDMVEKEREGQNV; encoded by the coding sequence ATGGATAATACTCAAAAAAAACACAGTGAAAAATACCAGCAATACTTAGAATCCTTGCCAAAGGAAACGTACATCAAAATCCTTGAAAATATTTTCACCGGAATTTATGTTAATGATAAAGACGGAAATACCGTTTACGCCAATCCGGCAGTGACAAGGCATTATGGAAAAACACCGGAGGAGCTGATTAATCTGCCGAACTGGGGAATCTGGCAGGGGATCGTGAGTCCTCCGGTTTACAAGGAAATGCTCGAGAAGAAAAGAACCCTCTTCTACCGGCAAATGCATTTTAACTCACAGGAGGTTTTAACAACAATTGCGACGCCGATTATGAATGAAGACAATGAGCTTGAGCTTATTGTAGGCGTATTGCAGGAAAACGTCACAGATTTTGATAAAACTTATGAAGAAAACGCGATGAAGCTTGACCGGGATGAGAACAGCGCCAGCCCTTTTAAGAATGTTGTCAGCGAAAGTCAGAATTATCTGAAGGAGCTGGTACTGCTCAGGCGGGCGGCCAGGTCAAAGACGCCGATACTGCTGCTGGGAGAATCCGGCGTTGGGAAATCCCTGATCGCAAAATATATCCATGATTCCAGTGAGCGAAAGGACAGGCCCTTTGTCGACATTAACTGCGCGGCAATTCCGGAAAACCTGCTGGAATCAGAGCTGTTCGGCTATGTGCCCCACGCCTTTACCGGAGCGTCGAACAAGGGCAAAAAAGGGCTTATTCAGATGGCGGACAGCGGAACACTGTTTCTGGATGAAATAGGAGACTTGCCCCAGTCGCTTCAGGCCAAGCTTTTGTATGTTATTGAAACCGGAAAGTTTCTGCCCATAGGCTCTGAGAACTATATTGAAGCCGATGTCAGGATTATTACAGCCACTAACCAAAATCTAAAAAAGCGGATTGCCAAAAAGAAATTCAGGGAGGACCTGTACTGGCGGATTAATGCCATATCCTCCACGATTCCACCGCTGAGAAAGCGGAAAGCGGACATTGTGCCTCTCGCGTTTCATTTTCTAAAATTAAATAACAAAACACACACTATGCAGAAATTTTTTGCGCCGGAGTTTTTGCCCTTACTGCTCCAATATGACTGGCCCGGTAACGTACGCGAATTAAAAAACGTCATTGACCGATGCTATATTTTGTCGCCAGGGTACACGATTTATCCAGACAAGCTTCCAGGACATATCTCAAAAGTGGCCGACAGTTATTACGAGAGTGCCGCCAGCGACTACGATTCGGTGATGAATGCCTTTGAACGCCAGCTGATCCGTGAAACCTTCCAGAAAAAGAAAACCATTGCCAGTGTCCAGAGAGCGCTGGGCCTTTCACAGAATAAAGCTTACCGGCTTGTTAAGAAGCACTGTGAGGATATGGTTGAAAAAGAACGCGAAGGGCAAAACGTGTAA
- a CDS encoding BCCT family transporter, which yields MKELFKKMDKPVFLTAFTVCGLLILSFFIIPVQMGRISEGIFTFLLQNFKWCFVLAADGIIIFCLVLAFSKYGRIRLGKDTDKPEYSNLSWFAMMFSAGMGVGLIFFGVTEPMSHFMDPLTAQAWTSDAARESMYITFFHWGIHPWAIYASVALPFAYFHYRRQTSPLVSACITPLFSKKKHRVLDISVDAFTIVITLLGISISFGLGALQITSGLNMVFGIPNSLFTTICVIIAGTVSFTLSSMLGIEKGMKRLSDFNMQLAVAFILFVFIFGPTVYIINSLLEGIGGYLSNFVTLSFFTDAQQAVETAKGYDWMSSWTIFYWAMWILWSPFVGIFIAKISKGRTIREFITVVLLLPTLFSCIWFSVIGGSALKLSQNGSSTVIDAVLKDSTGGIFALLQSLPVPLISCILIMVSLAIFFITSADASTQVLVTMSCKGKETDSHFFRVLWSLLIGALTCMLVFSGGINAMQQVSVFFTLPYIIIIGLLLISLYSSLKKDENIQ from the coding sequence ATGAAAGAACTCTTTAAAAAAATGGATAAGCCTGTATTTCTGACGGCTTTCACTGTCTGCGGGCTGCTTATTCTGAGCTTTTTTATCATCCCCGTCCAGATGGGCAGAATTTCTGAAGGTATCTTTACTTTTCTTCTGCAAAACTTTAAATGGTGCTTCGTTTTAGCAGCCGATGGCATTATTATTTTCTGCCTGGTTCTTGCCTTCAGCAAATACGGGCGTATCCGGCTTGGCAAGGACACGGATAAGCCGGAATACAGTAATTTAAGCTGGTTTGCAATGATGTTCAGCGCCGGTATGGGTGTCGGACTTATCTTCTTTGGCGTGACTGAGCCCATGTCGCATTTTATGGACCCATTAACAGCGCAGGCCTGGACCAGCGACGCGGCCAGAGAGAGCATGTACATTACCTTTTTTCACTGGGGGATTCATCCCTGGGCGATTTATGCCTCCGTTGCTCTGCCCTTTGCCTATTTCCATTACCGGCGCCAGACCAGTCCTCTGGTGAGCGCCTGCATCACGCCGCTTTTTTCCAAAAAAAAGCACCGCGTTCTGGATATATCGGTCGACGCCTTTACCATTGTCATCACACTTCTCGGGATTTCGATCTCTTTTGGATTAGGCGCGTTACAGATCACCTCTGGACTGAATATGGTATTTGGCATTCCAAATTCCCTGTTCACGACAATCTGTGTGATTATCGCCGGCACGGTCTCCTTTACGCTTTCCTCTATGCTCGGCATTGAAAAAGGCATGAAGCGGTTGAGTGATTTTAATATGCAGCTGGCAGTTGCCTTTATCCTGTTTGTCTTTATCTTTGGGCCCACGGTTTATATTATCAACTCACTGCTTGAAGGAATCGGCGGCTATTTATCCAATTTTGTGACGCTCTCCTTTTTTACAGACGCCCAGCAAGCCGTAGAAACTGCCAAGGGATATGACTGGATGAGCAGCTGGACCATTTTCTACTGGGCCATGTGGATTCTCTGGTCCCCTTTTGTGGGTATTTTCATCGCAAAAATCTCAAAGGGGCGTACGATCCGGGAATTCATCACGGTGGTTTTGCTGCTTCCCACCCTTTTCAGCTGTATCTGGTTCTCCGTAATCGGTGGAAGCGCATTAAAGCTGAGCCAAAACGGCAGCAGCACCGTTATCGACGCCGTGCTTAAGGACAGCACCGGCGGCATCTTTGCCCTGCTGCAAAGTCTGCCCGTTCCTTTGATATCCTGTATCCTGATCATGGTGAGCCTTGCGATTTTCTTCATTACCTCGGCCGACGCATCGACCCAGGTTCTGGTCACCATGAGCTGTAAGGGAAAAGAAACCGACAGCCATTTCTTCCGGGTTTTATGGAGCCTTCTGATCGGCGCACTGACCTGTATGCTGGTCTTTTCCGGCGGCATCAACGCCATGCAGCAGGTTTCCGTTTTCTTTACACTGCCCTATATTATCATTATTGGCCTTTTGTTAATAAGCTTATATTCAAGTCTGAAAAAAGACGAAAACATACAATGA
- a CDS encoding trimethylamine methyltransferase family protein, with protein sequence MKNYENYVSKADIEKIHEHTLRILSEIGIQFEHEGALDLFRKHGARVENETVYISEALLNEVLKYAKKQFTITSCKGNLEIGSGEQYGVPILGNVYRHHHNGRIEKLTDQDVTDQFKLSDTSDITKVSTMNYFLSYDDSYTEDQKVFGNVAMVLKYSQKPMLMAAPNTFVIDGRDKGSKAYRKSLELVNRFEGTEGTHSAYVVNTLSPLTLDHDPIERIFILAETNQAMIITPCAMPLMTAPPSLASMIAMTNAEILAGYTLAKLINPDANVVYGNTSAATDMRTIQLAIGSPECSLVVYAVAGLADRYGLPFRTGGSLSDAKELDVQAGAESMMNILTTRNAGADIVFHTCGCMGSFNVSDFEKFLIDEEIHHMACRMTAGINCSDENFCFDLLKKTGPRGAFLKGRTPKMYRDEVYLPKYFNKDDPNQWQNKGSISVNNKVAEEVKKRLESFEPAQITKEQAELLNPYIHEKYRNTL encoded by the coding sequence ATGAAAAACTATGAAAATTATGTCAGCAAAGCGGATATTGAAAAAATTCACGAACATACCCTGCGTATTTTATCAGAAATCGGCATTCAATTTGAACACGAAGGCGCGCTGGACCTTTTCAGAAAGCACGGTGCAAGAGTCGAAAACGAAACCGTCTATATTTCTGAAGCACTGCTGAATGAGGTTTTAAAGTACGCAAAAAAACAGTTTACCATCACCTCCTGTAAGGGAAATCTTGAAATCGGCAGCGGTGAGCAGTATGGCGTGCCCATTCTCGGAAATGTGTACCGCCACCACCACAACGGCCGTATCGAAAAACTGACTGATCAGGATGTAACCGACCAGTTCAAGCTTTCTGACACCAGTGACATCACAAAAGTTTCCACCATGAATTACTTTTTAAGCTACGACGATTCCTACACTGAGGACCAGAAGGTCTTTGGAAATGTTGCCATGGTTTTAAAATACAGCCAAAAGCCCATGCTCATGGCTGCCCCGAACACCTTTGTCATCGACGGCAGGGATAAGGGCTCGAAGGCCTACCGCAAAAGTCTTGAGCTGGTCAACCGTTTCGAGGGCACCGAGGGCACTCACAGCGCCTATGTTGTCAACACGCTGTCTCCGCTTACCTTAGACCATGATCCAATCGAACGTATTTTTATTCTGGCCGAAACCAACCAGGCCATGATCATCACACCCTGCGCCATGCCGCTAATGACAGCGCCGCCATCTCTGGCCTCCATGATCGCCATGACAAATGCCGAAATTCTCGCGGGCTATACCCTTGCCAAGCTCATCAATCCCGATGCCAACGTCGTCTACGGCAACACCTCTGCGGCCACGGACATGCGTACCATTCAGCTTGCAATCGGCTCGCCGGAGTGCTCACTGGTTGTCTACGCTGTTGCGGGGCTGGCAGACCGCTACGGTCTTCCTTTCCGGACCGGCGGCTCTCTGAGTGACGCCAAAGAGCTGGATGTACAGGCCGGTGCAGAGTCCATGATGAATATCCTGACCACAAGAAATGCCGGAGCCGATATTGTCTTCCATACCTGCGGCTGCATGGGCTCCTTTAATGTTTCCGATTTTGAAAAGTTTCTGATTGATGAGGAAATTCACCACATGGCCTGCCGGATGACTGCTGGCATCAACTGCAGTGATGAAAACTTCTGCTTTGATCTGCTTAAAAAAACGGGTCCCCGCGGTGCTTTCCTGAAGGGACGGACGCCAAAGATGTATCGTGACGAGGTCTATCTGCCAAAATATTTTAATAAGGACGACCCAAACCAGTGGCAGAACAAGGGCAGCATTTCTGTCAACAATAAGGTGGCGGAAGAAGTCAAAAAGCGTCTGGAAAGCTTTGAGCCAGCACAGATCACAAAGGAACAGGCTGAGCTGCTGAATCCCTACATTCACGAAAAATACCGGAACACATTATAA
- a CDS encoding trimethylamine methyltransferase family protein: MYLNRNLFDKFMSPSDIEMVHEYTLKVLDEIGIIFESERALEIFRQHGARVEGETVYISEQLLHEALKTAPSEFELFALGKSVKIGKRYEPVTVGNPAHFQIIHTDGTIKNTTLDDVVNFHKLAETSGVIRMSTSVGYDTDDIDKSLDNMYMPYVALGLKYSSKPVYQANAVTPLNWKNKDLSAATKEIAVFHKKFFDLWDKPVVLSNLALISPLAIGSEVLSNMFGLLEEDQPVIFIDCGMTNLTSPPTLMGSIIQSNATLLAAIILTQLINPGVPAMYGSVSGPTDMRTLQLAVGAPESMLIQMGLLAMGRYYNLPIRTGVGVSSALDADYQAGAETMMMLLTGLVGKSDFILNAAGPLATYNMGSYEKYVLDEITAGYLKRVNQGIMISDEKACFDLMKKVGPRGDYLKGRTSKDYREEHYLPKIFNRQGGNSTVIIEKNGTLRDKAAREVKERLESYKLPDTTSVQQKLLNTYLPPQYRY, encoded by the coding sequence ATGTATCTTAACCGCAATTTATTTGACAAATTTATGAGCCCGAGTGATATCGAAATGGTTCATGAATACACTTTGAAAGTTTTAGATGAAATCGGCATTATTTTTGAAAGTGAGCGCGCTTTGGAAATTTTCAGACAGCATGGCGCCCGCGTCGAAGGCGAGACCGTTTATATCAGCGAGCAGCTTCTGCACGAAGCCCTCAAAACCGCACCGTCAGAGTTTGAGCTTTTCGCCCTTGGCAAATCCGTTAAAATCGGCAAACGCTATGAGCCCGTGACCGTAGGCAATCCGGCACACTTCCAGATCATCCACACGGACGGCACCATTAAGAACACCACGCTTGATGATGTGGTTAATTTCCATAAACTGGCTGAAACCAGCGGGGTCATCAGAATGAGCACCAGTGTTGGTTATGACACCGATGATATTGACAAATCACTTGATAACATGTACATGCCTTACGTTGCACTTGGGCTGAAATACAGCTCAAAACCCGTTTATCAGGCAAACGCCGTTACTCCCCTAAACTGGAAAAACAAAGATTTGTCGGCGGCAACAAAGGAGATTGCTGTCTTTCATAAAAAGTTTTTCGATCTCTGGGATAAACCGGTTGTCTTATCCAACCTCGCGCTCATCTCTCCACTTGCGATCGGCAGTGAAGTCCTTTCAAATATGTTCGGCCTGCTCGAAGAGGATCAGCCCGTCATCTTTATCGACTGCGGCATGACAAACCTGACTTCGCCGCCAACGCTGATGGGTTCGATCATTCAGAGCAACGCAACGCTTCTGGCCGCGATCATTCTCACACAGCTCATTAATCCTGGTGTTCCCGCAATGTATGGAAGCGTCAGCGGGCCAACAGATATGCGTACCTTACAGCTCGCTGTCGGTGCGCCAGAATCAATGCTTATTCAAATGGGCCTGCTTGCCATGGGACGCTACTATAATCTGCCAATCCGGACCGGCGTCGGCGTCTCAAGCGCATTGGACGCCGACTACCAGGCCGGAGCAGAAACAATGATGATGCTTCTGACAGGTCTTGTAGGAAAATCCGACTTTATTCTTAACGCAGCCGGCCCACTTGCAACCTACAATATGGGCAGCTACGAAAAATACGTTTTGGATGAAATTACAGCCGGTTATCTTAAGCGTGTTAATCAGGGCATAATGATTTCAGATGAAAAGGCCTGTTTTGACCTTATGAAAAAAGTCGGTCCAAGAGGCGACTACCTTAAAGGCCGAACATCAAAAGACTATCGTGAAGAACACTATCTGCCCAAAATTTTCAACCGTCAGGGTGGTAATTCAACTGTCATTATCGAAAAAAACGGTACTTTAAGAGATAAAGCCGCCAGAGAAGTTAAAGAAAGGCTCGAGTCCTACAAGCTTCCGGATACCACCAGTGTTCAGCAAAAGCTGCTTAACACTTATCTGCCGCCACAATACCGATATTAA
- a CDS encoding sigma 54-interacting transcriptional regulator produces the protein MDNTFKHSSEYIKYLNSLPKEVYIKILENIFSAILVNDKDGNTIYANPAVTKHYGKTPEELVSLRNWGIWQGVVSPPAYKEMLEVKRTLFYKQMHFNSQEALTTIVNPVFNEDHELEMMVSLLQENIESFDKVYEEESELSDKQESPFKNIIGESQNYLKELVLLRRAAKSKTPILILGESGVGKSLTAKFIHDSSDRKNQPFWDINCAAIPENLLESELFGYVPHAFTGAGAKGKKGLIQLADHGTLFLDEIGDLPLSLQAKLLYVIESGKFLPIGAENYVEADVRILTATNQNLEQLIQERKFREDLYWRINAITSRIPSLRERRDDIIPLAFYFLKLNNQNNTIQKKFSSQIFPLLLKYHWPGNIRELKNVIDRCYILSPGYTIQPDKLPSTIYTEEDRSNNTDSFDFDLMIEAYERQIIREIYRIEKTIVGVQKKLKISQNKAFRLVKKYCEDLTEK, from the coding sequence ATGGATAATACATTTAAGCACAGCTCAGAATACATAAAATATTTAAACAGTCTGCCAAAGGAAGTCTATATTAAAATACTGGAAAATATTTTTTCTGCCATTTTGGTCAATGATAAAGATGGCAATACCATATACGCAAACCCAGCGGTAACAAAGCACTATGGGAAAACACCAGAAGAGCTGGTGTCGCTGCGTAATTGGGGGATTTGGCAGGGGGTTGTCAGCCCGCCAGCCTACAAAGAAATGCTGGAGGTTAAACGGACACTTTTTTATAAACAGATGCATTTCAATTCCCAGGAAGCCCTGACAACCATTGTCAATCCGGTGTTCAATGAAGACCATGAACTGGAAATGATGGTCTCCCTGCTTCAGGAAAACATTGAAAGCTTTGATAAGGTGTATGAAGAAGAATCGGAGCTTTCTGATAAGCAGGAAAGTCCATTTAAAAATATTATCGGTGAAAGCCAAAACTATCTGAAAGAGCTGGTGCTGCTCAGGCGTGCGGCAAAATCAAAAACACCGATACTGATTTTGGGAGAATCCGGTGTAGGTAAATCCCTGACGGCAAAATTTATTCATGATTCCAGTGATAGAAAGAATCAGCCGTTTTGGGATATTAACTGCGCGGCTATTCCGGAAAACCTTTTGGAATCGGAGCTCTTTGGTTATGTTCCGCATGCGTTTACCGGCGCGGGTGCCAAGGGAAAAAAGGGGTTAATTCAGCTTGCGGACCATGGAACGCTGTTTTTAGATGAAATTGGAGATCTGCCCCTTTCTCTGCAGGCTAAGCTGCTGTATGTGATTGAATCCGGAAAGTTTTTGCCGATTGGCGCAGAAAATTACGTCGAGGCAGATGTGAGAATTCTCACGGCTACAAATCAGAATTTAGAGCAGCTGATTCAAGAGCGAAAATTCAGAGAGGATCTGTACTGGAGAATCAATGCCATAACGTCAAGGATACCATCGCTTAGGGAGCGGAGGGATGACATTATTCCCCTTGCCTTTTATTTTTTAAAGCTCAATAATCAAAATAATACCATTCAAAAGAAGTTTTCTTCTCAGATTTTTCCGCTGCTTTTAAAATACCATTGGCCGGGAAATATACGGGAGTTGAAAAATGTCATTGACCGGTGCTATATTCTATCGCCTGGCTACACGATACAGCCGGATAAGCTGCCGTCAACGATTTATACAGAGGAGGACCGAAGCAATAATACCGATAGTTTCGATTTTGATTTGATGATTGAAGCCTATGAACGACAGATTATCCGTGAAATCTACCGTATCGAGAAAACGATCGTAGGAGTGCAGAAGAAATTAAAGATATCGCAAAACAAGGCTTTTCGTCTGGTAAAAAAATATTGTGAGGATTTGACTGAGAAATAA
- a CDS encoding YdcF family protein gives MLIYAINLIYLLFFLVVYLQDRRRLINGFLFFILLMLSGVSLVLLVDETGNPFLFFLVVIIGIMATLILLTGVFIILAISFYSAVTLLRKEGRSKANLLSLLVGVGILLWLFLGMVTFKNVEINDVLSVVMLLVNTILLYLLVMFSNFILSSFIYGIYRPLLRQDYIIVLGSGLVDGRTVTPLLAGRIDRALKVYRRQADKRKKPPMLIMSGGKGGDEQVAEGDAMKQYALEQGIPEDHVLVEDQSKNTFENMLFSRQLIQSREPDMKHLRILFATSNYHVFRAGIYARKAHLKAQGIGAKTKFYFWYNALLREYVAILAMHKKTHLVCIFILVVIVGLVSLLIHNPEAASWLAGKIA, from the coding sequence ATGCTTATATATGCGATTAATCTCATTTACCTGTTATTCTTCCTGGTGGTGTATTTGCAGGACAGAAGAAGGCTGATCAATGGCTTTCTGTTTTTTATCCTGCTGATGCTCAGCGGCGTTTCGCTCGTCCTTCTGGTTGATGAGACGGGAAATCCGTTTTTATTTTTCCTGGTGGTCATCATCGGGATAATGGCCACGCTGATTTTATTGACCGGCGTATTTATTATTCTGGCCATTTCCTTTTACAGCGCTGTGACCCTGCTGAGAAAGGAAGGGCGGAGCAAAGCCAATCTGCTCAGCCTGCTGGTGGGCGTGGGCATTCTGCTGTGGCTGTTTTTGGGAATGGTCACCTTTAAAAACGTCGAGATCAACGATGTGCTCTCAGTTGTGATGCTGTTGGTCAATACCATTTTGTTGTACCTGCTGGTGATGTTTTCAAATTTTATCCTGTCCTCTTTTATTTACGGAATATACCGGCCGCTTTTGAGGCAGGATTATATTATTGTGCTGGGCTCGGGACTGGTTGACGGAAGGACAGTCACACCGCTGCTGGCAGGCCGTATCGACAGGGCTCTCAAGGTCTACAGAAGACAGGCAGATAAGCGAAAGAAACCGCCCATGCTCATCATGTCTGGCGGTAAGGGTGGCGACGAGCAGGTTGCCGAGGGCGATGCCATGAAGCAGTACGCTCTGGAGCAGGGCATACCCGAGGACCATGTCCTGGTCGAAGACCAATCGAAAAATACCTTTGAGAACATGCTGTTTTCCAGACAGCTCATCCAAAGCCGGGAGCCGGATATGAAGCATCTGCGCATTCTGTTCGCCACCTCCAATTACCATGTGTTCCGGGCAGGCATCTACGCCAGAAAAGCTCATCTCAAGGCCCAGGGTATCGGAGCGAAAACAAAATTTTATTTTTGGTACAATGCCCTCCTGCGGGAGTATGTGGCTATTCTGGCAATGCATAAAAAGACCCATCTTGTCTGCATTTTCATTTTAGTGGTCATTGTGGGACTTGTAAGCCTGCTGATACACAATCCGGAGGCAGCATCCTGGCTTGCAGGAAAAATAGCATGA
- a CDS encoding MFS transporter, whose protein sequence is MEQKLTRGKRNVILILLSFLAGMVYFIPYFQLTYYDQMIRILGLTNTQLGFIGTAVALVNFICYIPSGYMADKFDSKLLLILSAVGMAVTSLVYSLLPSYTIVLIIHGFFAVFSILTFWSPYLKYLRMLGDENEQGKIFGMSEAFRGVMATAISFLCLFILGSIANEALGFQTIIWVNAGLFIIIAVALALVLPKDVKDQAGASDNTKQYRMIDALKLKGTWLTIFVIACGITVYMCCTGYLGTYTTQILNLPESVASTISIFRNYIIVFLSGIIGGVIADKMSTKSKAVAIFFGLTGALGLSLIFSSQVVALSIALTLFLSLCFNAIKSTYWSVMGEAGIPLEMTGMCTGVISCIGFIPQILVSPIAGSWIDAATAAGNVSAGFNKIFILLGAASLLGILACLLIHKECKKNQTA, encoded by the coding sequence ATGGAACAAAAACTTACACGCGGGAAAAGAAATGTTATTTTGATATTATTGAGTTTTCTGGCTGGTATGGTCTATTTCATCCCATACTTTCAGCTGACTTACTATGATCAGATGATCCGGATTCTGGGATTGACGAACACACAGCTCGGCTTTATCGGAACAGCGGTTGCCCTTGTAAATTTCATCTGTTATATTCCCAGTGGCTATATGGCGGATAAGTTTGACTCAAAGCTGCTCTTAATTCTGAGCGCCGTGGGCATGGCTGTCACCTCGCTGGTGTATTCGCTTCTTCCTTCCTACACTATTGTCCTGATTATTCATGGCTTCTTTGCTGTTTTCAGCATTCTCACTTTCTGGTCGCCTTATCTGAAGTATCTCAGAATGCTCGGCGATGAAAATGAGCAGGGGAAAATTTTTGGGATGAGCGAGGCTTTCAGAGGTGTTATGGCAACAGCCATTTCCTTTTTGTGCCTTTTTATACTCGGCTCCATCGCCAACGAAGCGCTGGGCTTTCAAACCATTATATGGGTAAATGCGGGCCTCTTTATTATCATTGCCGTTGCGCTGGCGCTTGTTCTGCCAAAAGACGTAAAGGATCAGGCCGGAGCCTCTGATAACACAAAGCAATACCGGATGATCGACGCGCTGAAATTAAAGGGAACCTGGCTCACAATTTTTGTGATCGCCTGCGGAATTACTGTTTACATGTGCTGTACCGGTTATCTCGGCACTTATACGACGCAGATTCTAAATCTGCCTGAGAGCGTTGCCAGTACCATTTCAATTTTCAGAAATTATATTATCGTTTTTCTCTCCGGCATTATCGGTGGGGTCATTGCAGATAAAATGTCCACCAAAAGCAAAGCTGTGGCCATTTTCTTTGGACTGACCGGGGCTCTGGGTCTGTCGCTCATCTTCAGCAGCCAGGTGGTCGCGCTGTCCATCGCATTGACACTGTTCCTGTCGCTTTGCTTTAACGCCATCAAATCCACTTACTGGTCTGTGATGGGTGAAGCCGGCATTCCTCTGGAAATGACTGGTATGTGCACAGGCGTTATCTCCTGTATTGGATTCATTCCTCAGATTCTGGTCAGTCCCATTGCCGGCTCATGGATAGACGCCGCTACGGCCGCCGGAAATGTCAGCGCCGGGTTCAATAAAATATTTATCCTGCTGGGAGCCGCCAGCTTGCTTGGAATACTGGCCTGCCTGCTCATCCATAAAGAATGTAAAAAAAATCAAACGGCATAA
- a CDS encoding corrinoid protein, with protein sequence MMKIDEICQAVEKGKKKIIAGLVQEALDEGCGAMDILNTGMIGAMDKVGEKFKNGDIYVPEMLIAAKTMKKGVEVLKPHLSTGATGSRGKYILATVEGDLHDIGKNLVGMMIESAGFEVIDLGVDVKNEVILETIREHPDVKIVGLSALLTTTMPALGDAVAAIKGSDVEKSFKIMVGGAPVTQAFADEIGADAFAEDAGSAAKVAKEIA encoded by the coding sequence ATGATGAAAATTGATGAAATCTGCCAGGCAGTTGAAAAGGGAAAGAAAAAGATCATTGCCGGCCTGGTGCAGGAAGCCCTGGACGAGGGCTGCGGCGCAATGGATATTTTAAACACAGGCATGATCGGCGCCATGGATAAGGTAGGGGAAAAATTTAAAAATGGCGATATCTATGTGCCGGAAATGCTCATTGCGGCAAAGACCATGAAAAAAGGGGTAGAGGTCTTGAAGCCGCATCTGTCAACAGGCGCCACCGGCTCCAGGGGAAAGTACATTTTGGCCACCGTTGAGGGAGACCTTCACGACATTGGCAAAAACCTGGTGGGGATGATGATCGAAAGCGCAGGCTTTGAGGTCATCGACCTGGGTGTGGATGTGAAAAACGAGGTGATCCTTGAGACCATCCGTGAGCATCCGGATGTGAAAATTGTGGGGCTTTCCGCCCTTCTCACAACCACCATGCCCGCGCTCGGCGACGCGGTGGCAGCCATTAAAGGCTCGGATGTGGAAAAGAGCTTTAAGATTATGGTCGGCGGCGCGCCGGTCACCCAGGCTTTTGCCGATGAGATCGGCGCGGACGCCTTTGCGGAGGACGCAGGGTCTGCCGCAAAGGTAGCAAAGGAAATCGCATAA